In one Salvelinus sp. IW2-2015 linkage group LG26, ASM291031v2, whole genome shotgun sequence genomic region, the following are encoded:
- the LOC111952179 gene encoding phosphatidylcholine-sterol acyltransferase isoform X2, with protein sequence MCYKKTDDFFTLWIDLNMFMPIGIDCWIDNIRIVYNRTTGKTSNSAGVTVRVPGFGQTYSVEFLDTNKLAGYFHTMVNHLVNIGYVRNETIRAAPYDWRIAPNEQDEYFARLKKLVEDMYEEYQQPIYLLGHSMGSNYVLYFLYQQTQAWKDQYIKGFISLGAPWGGAVKPLRVLASGENDGIPMVSNIKIREEQRMTTTNPWMLPFEEAWPADHAFISTPSFNYTHQDYQRFFKDIDFEDGWFMWEDTRNLTAGLPPPGVEIYCFYGVGLPTPVTYIYDDQFPNVDPIDYVYADGDDTVDSLSMGQCKRWIGKQAQPVHVKEFRAMPHLEIVFNSKVVNVVQSILEGRYEEKDYEFHETDELPVDPNVMQDRPLLDQPPKSTL encoded by the exons ATGTGCTACAAAAAGACTGATGACTTTTTCACACTCTGGATTGACCTAAATATGTTCATGCCAATTGGGATTGACTGTTGGATTGATAATATAAG AATTGTATACAACAGGACAACTGGCAAGACCTCCAATTCTGCAGGGGTGACAGTGAGAGTGCCTGGTTTTGGACAAACATATAGTGTTGAGTTCTTGGACACCAACAAGCTGGCAG GTTATTTTCATACTATGGTTAATCATTTGGTCAACATTGGATATGTCCGCAATGAGACCATCCGAGCAGCACCATACGATTGGAGGATAGCTCCAA ATGAGCAGGATGAATACTTTGCACGACTGAAGAAGCTGGTTGAGGATATGTATGAGGAGTATCAACAACCTATTTACCTCCTGGGACACAGCATGGGAAGCAATTATGTCCTCTACTTCTTATATCAGCAGACCCAGGCTTGGAAAGACCAGTACATCAAAGGCTTCATTTCACTCGGTGCACCCTGGGGTGGGGCAGTCAAGCCCCTCCGAGTGCTAGCATCAG GTGAAAATGATGGCATCCCAATGGTGTCTAACATCAAGATCCGGGAGGAGCAACGAATGACCACCACAAACCCCTGGATGCTTCCATTCGAAGAGGCATGGCCTGCAGACCACGCCTTCATCTCCACACCCTCATTCAACTATACCCACCAGGACTACCAACGCTTCTTCAAAGATATCGACTTTGAGGATGGCTGGTTCATGTGGGAAGACACCAGAAACCTGACCGCAGGTCTGCCCCCTCCTGGTGTTGAGATATACTGCTTCTATGGTGTGGGGCTGCCTACACCAGTTACCTATATTTATGATGACCAGTTCCCAAATGTAGACCCTATAGACTATGTGTATGCTGATGGGGATGATACAGTGGATAGTCTTAGCATGGGTCAATGTAAGCGCTGGATAGGGAAGCAAGCGCAACCTGTCCATGTCAAGGAATTCAGGGCCATGCCCCACTTGGAAATAGTATTCAATAGCAAGGTGGTCAATGTGGTCCAGAGTATCCTYGAAGGAAGATATGAGGAAAAGGATTATGAATTCCATGAGACTGATGAACTTCCTGTTGACCCCAATGTCATGCAAGACCGGCCCCTGTTGGATCAGCCTCCCAAATCGACACTGTAA